In Carassius auratus strain Wakin unplaced genomic scaffold, ASM336829v1 scaf_tig00214604, whole genome shotgun sequence, a single genomic region encodes these proteins:
- the LOC113092489 gene encoding monocarboxylate transporter 2-like: protein MPRPASTNLGYTPPDGGWGWAVVFGSFISIGFSYAFPKSLTIYFKEIQEYFSISYSEIAWVSSIMLATMYAGGPVSSVLVNRYGSRPVVIVGGLMVGVAMVTASFGTTIVHLYLCVGVIGGFGLAFNLQPSLTIIGKYFLVKRPIANGLAMAGSPVFLSTLAPLNQFLFDHFGWRGSFLILGGVLFNCCMAGSLMRPIKMRKTTDENDTGKLDVTSQRAGEDESKQSGCATKVNQFIDVSLFKHRGFLIYLVGNVLMFFGFFAPVVFLAPYAKHQGIDEYSAAFLLSIFALVDMFARPGTGLVANTRWIRPKIQYFFSLSVIFNGLCHIMCPLLPGYSGLVVYAVFFGLAFGMVCALLFEVLMDLVGAQRFSSAVGLATIIECGPVLLGPPISGLLVDIFLDYKYMYFACGVMMVLGGIFLYIMNYYNYRWLEKEGKQRKVEELEIGSAKELAANEENKDTRKRSDETHRRKDELSVCLS from the exons ATGCCCCGACCAGCTAGCACAAACCTGGGCTACACTCCTCCAGATGGAGGCTGGGGCTGGGCTGTGGTGTTCGGGTCCTTCATCTCCATCGGCTTCTCTTACGCCTTCCCCAAGTCCCTTACCATCTACTTCAAGGAAATCCAGGAGTATTTCTCCATCTCCTACAGTGAGATAGCCTGGGTCTCCTCCATCATGCTGGCTACCATGTACGCAGGAG GACCCGTGAGCAGTGTTTTGGTGAACCGCTATGGGAGCCGCCCGGTGGTGATAGTTGGAGGGCTAATGGTTGGGGTTGCAATGGTCACGGCTTCTTTTGGCACCACCATTGTGCATTTGTATTTATGCGTGGGAGTCATTGGAG GCTTTGGCTTAGCTTTTAACCTGCAACCATCCCTTACAATAATCGGTAAATACTTCCTTGTGAAAAGGCCCATAGCAAATGGCCTGGCAATGGCAGGTAGCCCAGTCTTCCTGTCCACTCTGGCTCCCCTCAACCAGTTTCTCTTTGACCATTTTGGATGGCGAGGAAGCTTCCTCATCCTCGGAGGAGTGCTGTTCAACTGCTGCATGGCAGGATCCCTTATGAGACCCATCAAGATGAGGAAAACCACTGATGAGAACGACACGGGAAAGCTGGACGTCACCTCTCAGAGAGCTGGAGAAGACGAGTCCAAGCAGTCAGGCTGTGCCACCAAAGTCAACCAATTCATTGATGTCTCCCTCTTCAAGCACAGAGGTTTCCTTATCTATCTGGTgggaaatgtgctcatgtttTTTGGATTTTTTGCTCCTGTAGTCTTCCTGGCACCATATGCCAAGCATCAGGGGATAGACGAGTACTCCGCAGCATTCCTGCTCTCCATATTCGCTCTAGTAGACATGTTTGCACGTCCCGGAACGGGTTTGGTGGCCAACACCAGATGGATTAGACCCAAGATCCAGTATTTCTTCAGCCTCTCTGTGATATTTAATGGCCTGTGCCATATAATGTGTCCGCTCTTACCAGGTTACAGTGGCCTGGTGGTGTACGCCGTGTTTTTCGGCCTGGCTTTTGGGATGGTGTGTGCTCTCCTGTTCGAGGTCCTCATGGATTTGGTGGGAGCCCAGCGGTTCTCCAGTGCGGTCGGGCTTGCTACCATTATAGAGTGTGGGCCTGTCCTGCTAGGGCCACCAATCTCTG GTTTGCTGGTCGACATCTTCTTGGACTATAAATACATGTACTTTGCTTGTGGCGTGATGATGGTGCTTGGAGGTATCTTCCTCTACATCATGAACTATTACAACTACAGATGGTTGGAAAAGGAAGGGAAACAGAGAAAGGTGGAAGAGCTAGAGATCGGCTCGGCCAAAGAGCTTGCTGCCAATGAGGAAAACAAAGACACGAGGAAGAGATCAGACGAAACACACAGGAGGAAGGAtgagctgtctgtctgtctgtcttaa